The Denticeps clupeoides chromosome 10, fDenClu1.1, whole genome shotgun sequence DNA window TCTTCCGCCCTAGGGAGGGTGAAGACGACGCAGGGGAAGGCACTCCAGCAGGCGGGCACCAGGCTGATGATAAAGAAGAAGTACTGATTGCTACAACTGCAGTAGGAGAGGACAGCGAGATGAAGACTGACGGTCGGAGTTAACCCTTTATGTGATTGCCGTAAGAGGTGAAAGCGCTGCCTGTATAGAGTCTGGGTTCAGTGTAGGATGCTTGTGCCTAATGGCAGACTTAAATGTACTAAATTCTGATATGGGTTGACTTATGATATTTTTAAACTCCTTAACCATAAGGAAACCAGACTGTCTATCAAGTTAATATACAATTTGTTGTATTTGAtgaatggaaaataatatttttgtgaaCTGTTTCCTATAAACAGCAATAGTGTGTGGAATATTAATATTGTACAGCGTAACATGCTTCTGAGTTTATTATTAAAAGGAAATATTGACACACCACAATCAGCTTGCCAAACATCCAATTAATTTTTTAACAAAGTGTTGAGGCTCTTGTAGCAGTTTGTGATGCTGTTTCACCTATACACGACGGTGAAAACATGTGCACTACGAATTACAATGGTACATTATTTTTGTTGATATGAACAGCAAATATCAGTAATcaatataattacaatataattaAGCCTCCATGTGAAAAAATCCTACTTAAGCAGTAGGATTCTTAAACCATGGTAACCAGGGTCTGGGTACTGCTTCAGTATGAAGACACTCTTTTGTGAGAGTTGTATGTCAATCTTGGGTTTGAATTTGAGGTCAACAGCATTCTACAGTCTGTTCAGCCTATATGCATTGtcaattgtaaaaataaaaaagtactaAATAACTTCTATGTGTTATTAGTGCAAGATATTACAAGTCTGTAACTATTGTCATATTTAAAGAATACTGGATGGTTCATACAAAGACTTTAAACTATTGATAATTTTATCATAAATCCCTTATCTATTTAACCCTTGTTAACCCTTGTTGTTCCTCAGTACTATAGTCAAGTACTCTTCATGTCCAAAAATGTACATGCCTCAAATCCTCATAGATAAATATTTTGTGCCCCATAATGATCCATGATGGAGGCCTCAAGTTGACTAATTGATTtagataagaaagaaagaatttcagaaagaaatcTTGATATGGATTTTATGGCAGATTTTATGCATGTACATGAAGAGTGTGAGGGGGTGCAAAAAGATACTAATGCAATCAAACAAGTTTTTTGTTGATCTTGACATCCAAAACTCAAATCACCAGCTTGGCCTCATCCCCCTACTATTCAATATATAGAAAAAattgctttttgtgtgttttttatttataaataatcaATTATTCAATTGGTTAAAATTCTGAAAACTACTGAATATTTGATCATTCTGATCATTTGACACTACGCAAAAAAACTAATGCAATAAATCAATTTTGTTGTTGGTCTTTGACATGTCAGACTCTAATTACCCCACTGTCTGATCCCCAACTATTTAATATATGGAAAAGAACTGGCTTTTTATggattttgaaaataaataatcaataatacaaATGATTCACCTGGCATTTAAGGGGTTAAATTATtgaatatttgatcatttttgtaaAGGACTCAAGTTGACCAAGTGATTTATAaagaaaatcagaaaaaaaaagcatattgatGTATGAGGATTTTACggcagattttgtgtgtgtgcatttttgtgcaTGCCACAAGCGCTAACACAGCCAGAATGATCgccaaataaaaatgatgaaaaacatttttacaaaaaaggaCGAATATTTCACAGCGTCTGCGAATGTGCTGTGCCGTGTGTCCCGTGAAGGCCATTTTGCGAGCCGTGATTGGCTGAATCTTGAGGCCAAAGGTCACCCGGCCGCGAGCGCTGACGTAGCCTACACGGAACAATGGCGGCCGAGGAAGCGTCAGCGCGGCTCCGCAGCGGCGGCGTCCCATCTGCACAGACCCGGGGGAGTCGCGGCGATAGCATGGCGCCGGCCGGAGCGGACCGTCGTGGAAGTAAACGCGGCGTCTGGTTCCTCTTCTCCGTCCTGTGCGCCTGCTGCCTGGCGGACGTGGCGCGGGGAGACGGGAAGACGCTCGTTCTCCTGGACAACCCGAACATCAAGGACACCCATTCCATGTTCTTCCGCAGCCTGGCGGGTGAGTGCTCCTCTGCGGCCCCTTAAACGCTTTTCCATGCGGCAGCTGTAGTTTTATTTCACTTAAAGTGACTAGCCGTGCAGCTAGCCGTCAcgtccattcattcattccgcGCTTCcgcgtagtagcctagtgggtaacgcactcgcttatgaaccagaagacccaggttcaagtcccacttactaccattgtgtccccgagcaagacacttaacccagagtgtctccaggggggactgtccctgtaactactgattgtaagtcgctctggataagggcgtctgataaatgccgtaaatgcttCCGGCTGGTGATGTTAAACTTACTCCTGCGCTGTGTGGTAGGTTGTGCAAGGATGCTGATCTTTTTGCATGCATGCGTTCGCAGATCGCGGCTTCGACCTGACGTTCAAGACCGCCGACGACCCCAGCCTGTCTCTGATCAAGTACGGCCAGTTCCTGTACGACCACCTCATCATCTTCTCCCCGTCTGTAGAAGGTGAGGGCGCGGCGCCTCGGGTGTCCCATCAGCTAGGGCCAAAATAAATCGTCCGCTCTGCTTTAAGACCTGTCGTTTCCCCCCTTCAGACTTTGGTGGCAACATCAACGTGGAGACCATCACGGCCTTTATTGACGGCGGCGGAAACGTACTTGTCGCTGCAAGTTCGGACATCGGTGAGTGTAAAAGGGAGTGTAAAGCGAAGTGTAAGGCGCGGGGTGGTCTGCTTACAGCAGGTTCCTTCATCCCCTCTGCTGTCCAGGTGACCCGCTGAGGGAGCTGGGCAGCGAATGTGGAATCGAATTTGATGAGGAGAAGACTGCTGTCATTGATCATCATAACTATGATGTTTCAGACCCTGGTGAGGTAAGAATTGACTCAGTTTATTATTGTAGCTTTTGAGCGTTCATTAACAGTTGCAAgctttgcatttaaaaatgaagtttattGAACAGTATACAGACACCAACATATTACAAAGCAGACATGATGCATTTAGTTGATTTTGCAAGGTGAAAAGTGCCTGGCATTACTGATAGTGCTCAAGGTTACGTCTCCACGGAATCCAACTTTAAAGGCTCGTAACTGCCTGTTCTTGCAGCACACGCTAATTGTAGCCGATCCAGAGAACCTCCTAAAAGCTCCAACCATTGTTGGCAAGCCCACAGACAAGCCCATCCTGTTCAAGGGTGTGGggtgagtttttatttatttattaagtaaACAGAGAAGCTCAATGTGAGCAACATAGCGCAGTTAAATAATGCTGACTTCATCTAGCATGGTGGCTGACCCTGAGAACCCTCTGGTCCTGGACATTCTGACTGGTTCGTCCACTTCCTACTCGTTCTTCCCCGATCAGCCCATCAAGCAGGTACAGTGTCTCAAGCCCCTTTCTGGCCTCTTTGCCACTCAGCGCTCTTAATGCATGCGTCTGCACCCTAGTATCCACATGCTGTTGGGAAGAACACCCTCCTGATCGCAGGCCTGCAGGCCAGGAACAACGCCCGGGTCGTCTTTAGCGgctcacttcacttcttcagcGACGCCTTCTTCAATGCTCCTGTCCAGAAGGCCCTTCCTGGATCTAAAAGGTAGCCTTACCGTCATGCTGACTGCTTCCTGTTGTTTTACAAAGTTATTACCTTTTTAATATCCTCATTACTTCTAAAGGTACGAGCAGCCTGGCAACAGGGATCTGGCTGAAGCTCTATCCCGCTGGGTGTTTAAAGAGGCCGGAGTTCTCAGGGTTGGTGCTGTTGCCCATCATCCTGTTGGTGAAAGCACTCCTCCTGCTGCCTACACCATAACGGATCTTGTGGTGCGTGCAATAAAGTCGatgttaaaatgataataatcatTAGTAATAACTTCTTAGAAAATGTGCAGCTTGTCTTATTTATGCCACTGTGGAAagaaattgtcattgtgtttttaAGGTAAGTGGGAGtaatacataaatgtaaatgatgtactGATCATCATGCAATATTGCTCGGTCAATAATTTTAGAACGCTGTTAAACGTTGCCATGTAGGAGTACAGCATCGTGATCGAGATGCTTTCTGAGGGTCGTTGGGTGCCATTTGACGGTGATGACATTCAGCTGGAGTTTGTGAGGATTGACCCCTTTGTCAGGACGTACCTCAAGAAAAATGGTATCACTGTCAATTATGTTTCCTTGCTTTTTGTTCATTTCCCCAAACTTCACCTCTGTCTTTATTTGAAGTCCTTGTTGCGATGCTCTCATTGTCGATCAGGTGGGAAGTACAGCATCCAGTTCAAGTTGCCAGATGTATACGGAGTGTTCCAGTTTAAAGTTGATTACAACAGGCTGGGCTACACACACTTATACTCCTCTACCCAGGTACGTGTGATGGAGCACGTAACGCGTTCAACCCACCTACATTAAACAGAAAAGGCTTTATTCACATTCAGGGCCACAATCATACTTCTCATAGTAAGATAAGAAATTCATTCTGCTCTTTAAAAATGCCAGATTTTGCATTTCCTCCCTtatactgggtggtagtagcctagtgggtaacactcacctatgaaccagaagacccaggttcaaatcccaccctgagcaagacatttaaccctaaattgctccagggggactgtccctgtaactactgattgtaagtcgctctgattaagggcgtctgataaatgctgtaaatgtaaactgtatgTTACAATTACAAATACAATTTGTTGCATTGTAACAATTTTTTGGGGTTAATTGCACCTGACATGAGACAACTTTCATTTTCTGCTGAGCTTCTGCTGATATGATTGTGTCCAGTTTgttcaaataacaaaaattctGAACGCATCAAATTGCATCTACTAGAGTGAGACGGTTTTTATGTTGTATGTTTCAGGTGTCGGTCCGCCCGTTGCAGCACACCCAGTACGAGCGTTTCATCCCTTCTGCATACCCATACTACGCCAGTGTCTTCTCCATGATGGCGGGACTCTTTGTCTTTAGTGTCGTATTCCTCCATATGAAAGAAAAGGAGAAGTCAGATTAGACATGGAGAAGACTTGACAGAGGAGGAGGGATAAAACAAAGGCCACCAAGGAGAAGGACTGAGATTATGGGGAAGCTCTGGGCTGACTTGCAGGTTTATGGGGAATTAATAATCAAAAGCAGAGATTGACAGTGGTGGCACTAATGGATCTTCACACTGTAAAAGCACTTCAGTCTCACATTCCTTCTTTTGGTTTAAAACTTTGCAGCTGTACAGATTTTGGGGACATTGTGAAGTGGCTTGTATACACAGGGGCAAGGGCAAGAAGGACATAAGGACAAAATGCTAACGCATTGAGGAATTTTGGTTCCTTTTTGCAAATGATGGGGGATTCAGACATTTTCATGTTTGTACAAAAGTCTtgaaaaattcaaataaatgttgctttttgttCCACCCTGTTTGTGtctaaattgtgtgtgtgcattactCATACTGAAACATTTACGttcatggcatttggcagatgccctaatccagagtgacatacttACAATAATTattcagttctggttcactgggactcaaaccatgaatacaataattttatctCTATTCACTCTCACATAGACtgacttgtaactttcttatagtctgatttaAGTATTCTCATAAGAGGAAGGGCTTAatctgccatttgaaaatactcagcaactGCTGTTCTGACTTCGAGGGGAAGCTCATTCCACcatcgaggggccaagacagagaagattcTATATGGGTGCCTTTCTCATACCCTGAGAGCAGTACTGACagtgtgaggtgcagtgcgaggtataatacggtctctgaggtaggatggcgCTAACCCacatttggctttgtaggccagggTCAGTATTTTGGATCTGGGATCtggctactgggagccagtggagggagagtagcagtggggtggtgtggcagaatttgggaaggttgaaagccagttgtgctgctgtgttctgtattagttgtagaggcctgaaacaaatataaaacatggaCTAAGGCAATCTAGAATTAAAGCTCTACACAATGAAAACCGACAGCTGCAGGTGATGTGAGACGTAAGCCCATTCAGTTTAGCACTATAAGAAATTTACTTTCAGGCATTCATCATTTGCAATTCACCCAATGAAAAACGGTTGtaattgaataataattaaataaaatatattttaaaatgtaaaactaacATGTAGCAATTTCTCCCCTCTCTTATTTAGTCAATACAGTGCCAGGTTCTTACAAAAGCCTTAgacacattaaaatattcatagaaTTAactagaaataaaaatgtgatacTCTATAACAGTCTAATTCTATGATCACAAATATTACAATGTTAAGTTACAAAACGCTTTAGAGTAGCTACATAATATAACAATGGAAGCTGGGGGAGGCACTATATCTTCAGACAGCGATTCAGGAGATGTTTTATCCGGCGACTGTGGGACTGGAAAAAGTTGACTTTCTCCTGGGATTTCTGGCTTGCTCTTGTTAGGTGTTCCTGAGATCCGTTCAGAACCTTGAAGCTTCCTCTTGATGGGCAGGGACCTGAATTGTTTAGAATCTTCTGGCTCCATTTTAATGGGTTTGGTAAGGATTTCTTGGCACTTCACTGGCTCTGTCTTGATCGAACAGAGTGGGAAAAGTTCAAAATGCTCTGGCTCCACCTCCAATGGTTTGAGTTGAATTGTTTTTTCAGGCTCTGTCTTGATTTGTGCCACTTTGTTCTGCTTGGAATCTTCTGATGCCACCTTGATGGATGGGAACTCAAACTGTTCTGAATCTTCTGGCTCCATCTTGAAGGGTATCACATGAACGTATTCTGAGGCTCCTGGCTCCGTCTTTAAGGCTGCAAAAGGAAAGGATTCGGAATTGTTTGGATGCGTGTTGACACGTGGCTGCGCCTTCAGAGACAGACTCTGAATTTGTTTGGGATCGACGGGTGCCACTATCTTAAATGGTGGGATTGGGGTCTCAGTTGTGTCGTCTGAGGATTGCACTGTTGAAACGTTGGGTTCTGGCACTGAGGATAAGGCTGATGATGAGGCCGAGGAGGTGCTCTTGCATGAGAGTAAATGACTGACAAATACATCTCTCCGCACAAATGTCATTGAGCAGATGGGGCAATGATGATGCCCTTCTTTTCTGCAGTCAAGCTTGCATTTGTTTATTATGAATTCTGAAAATTAACACAAAGTtgcaatgtaaatgttgtacaaTGAAAAATTCTAACAAAACCATTAATCCCATTTAAAATGTACCTACCATTGAAAAAAATACCATTTCTTAAGTGTACAGTTTCGTGTATCCTTGCCCGTGCAAAAGATGCCGTTTTAAATTTTGTCACCGGACATTGAGGACAGTGATAATTTGAGCAACACGTTGAACATCGCCTTATTGTAGGAAGATCGTTTATTTTCCAAATTGACGCGTGCATCTGTGGACAATATGACAAACAAACTGTAAGAAATTATTCAAGCTATGAATACGATCTTTTAGACATGAAATGCATAAAACTTTTTAAGTCAGTGAGTTGATGTATAAAAATATCAGTTCCATGTTAATATGTTCCAGCTGGGAATATCATAGTAAATCTTTACCAATGACACCAAACTGTAATGAAAAGCGTCGTCTGAACAGGCAACAGGCACTCCCCAAGACCCCGTACGTCCATGCAAGCTTCAtatgttttggtgtgtgtacgCAGTGCGTGTGTTTTGCTAAGCGAAAATGGCATGAACAGATGTCTGGACATTTCAAAGCAGTATATGCCTAGAAGGGTCATTTCTATGTTTAAGTCACATGAATTTGTATTGGTGATTAAACCTCTCTTGAACCTTCAATAAGGCACGTTGAAAGCTAAGACAAATATTAAGACTCCACATAGAACTCCTATAAATCAGCAGTAAACTTCTAGTCACTACTCACTACTGTATCTCCAGAAAAAGATACTGCTCACAAATCCAACAGCACATTATAAAATCTATTCATATTTATGTCCATAGTTTGATTATTCCCTAAAATATGTGATTGTGAAGTAAACCTGAACAAAATTATGTCTGAAGCCTCTGTGTAAGCGAAATGCCAACAACAGCCCCATTGGCAAACAGCACGTTTATCCGACAGATGGAAAGCCTCACAGTCTAATTAAAACATCCACATCACAAGAGATGCGGTGATTTCCTCGTACATGAAAACCCGAAAATGCCTCATTTTTCACCAAAGAATCCGGACAATGGCCTTACCTTGACCGGAGCGTAGCAATGTATGCACAGAGTCGCGCCAAAATAATCGTGTACCGGTGTTTGTGACGTCACTATCCGCGACACATTGAAGTTCCGGACACACTACGGATACAGGGCGTGGCTGAGAGTTCCCCAAATTTGATTGGTTCCT harbors:
- the LOC114797940 gene encoding dolichyl-diphosphooligosaccharide--protein glycosyltransferase 48 kDa subunit — its product is MAAEEASARLRSGGVPSAQTRGSRGDSMAPAGADRRGSKRGVWFLFSVLCACCLADVARGDGKTLVLLDNPNIKDTHSMFFRSLADRGFDLTFKTADDPSLSLIKYGQFLYDHLIIFSPSVEDFGGNINVETITAFIDGGGNVLVAASSDIGDPLRELGSECGIEFDEEKTAVIDHHNYDVSDPGEHTLIVADPENLLKAPTIVGKPTDKPILFKGVGMVADPENPLVLDILTGSSTSYSFFPDQPIKQYPHAVGKNTLLIAGLQARNNARVVFSGSLHFFSDAFFNAPVQKALPGSKRYEQPGNRDLAEALSRWVFKEAGVLRVGAVAHHPVGESTPPAAYTITDLVEYSIVIEMLSEGRWVPFDGDDIQLEFVRIDPFVRTYLKKNGGKYSIQFKLPDVYGVFQFKVDYNRLGYTHLYSSTQVSVRPLQHTQYERFIPSAYPYYASVFSMMAGLFVFSVVFLHMKEKEKSD
- the LOC114797941 gene encoding uncharacterized protein LOC114797941 produces the protein MHASIWKINDLPTIRRCSTCCSNYHCPQCPVTKFKTASFARARIHETVHLRNGIFFNEFIINKCKLDCRKEGHHHCPICSMTFVRRDVFVSHLLSCKSTSSASSSALSSVPEPNVSTVQSSDDTTETPIPPFKIVAPVDPKQIQSLSLKAQPRVNTHPNNSESFPFAALKTEPGASEYVHVIPFKMEPEDSEQFEFPSIKVASEDSKQNKVAQIKTEPEKTIQLKPLEVEPEHFELFPLCSIKTEPVKCQEILTKPIKMEPEDSKQFRSLPIKRKLQGSERISGTPNKSKPEIPGESQLFPVPQSPDKTSPESLSEDIVPPPASIVILCSYSKAFCNLTL